Proteins found in one Plasmodium gaboni strain SY75 chromosome 13, whole genome shotgun sequence genomic segment:
- a CDS encoding putative cytochrome c oxidase subunit 2 produces MFKFNSKLYFGLRNINQIINNKNVNCIKPNVLGNMPFKYKKYATVNKSDNTQKIKKTDDDAHTKNNHEHESHTKGFYHHIDHHHGDPRAHLNEDGTRKPEYDFNNFHWDDYWANTPKQNIVIVNGQKMIKGDETKPMEYLFNVSQQNMPFWARTRLNVWGNYNMVLKVEFLFFWIPTIIIFSIAIPCFTMLYMLDEIVHTTMTVKVIGRQWYWIYEVESPPDDDDNDE; encoded by the exons atgtttaaGTTTAATTctaaattatattttggtttaagaaatattaatcaaataattaataacaaaaatgTGAATTGTATAAAGCCAAATGTATTGGGTAATATGCCAtttaaatacaaaaaatacGCAACAGTAAACAAAAGTGATAATACTcagaaaataaaaaagacTGATGATGATGCacatacaaaaaataaCCATGAGCATGAATCACACACAAAGGGATTTTATCACCATATAGATCATCATCATGGTGATCCACGTGCTCATTTAAATGAAGATGGTACGAGAAAACCAGAATAtgattttaataattttcattGGGATGATTATTGGGCTAATACACCTAAACAGAATATTGTAATTGTAAATGGAcagaaaatgataaaagGTGACGAAACCAAACCAATGGAATACTTATTTAATGTTAGTCAACAGAATATGCCTTTTTGGGCAAGAACAAGATTAAATGTATGGGGAAACTATAATATGGTATTAAAAGTggaatttttatttttttggattccaactattattatttttagtATTGCTATTCCATGTTTTACTATGTTATATATGTTAGATGAAATAGTTCACACAACTATGACTGTAAAGGTTATTGGAAGACAATg GTATTGGATTTATGAAGTTGAATCACCTCCGGATGATGATGACAACGACgaataa
- a CDS encoding hypothetical protein (conserved Plasmodium protein, unknown function~transcript variant 1; alternatively spliced) — MEKPEEHKCNIIPCEIYDKDHLDFRDDFLFCSTCPNISPYHKEGYLFKKFSNSWCGFKKRWFVLRNNKLYYYKNEKSLRPSGVLDLDIINMNLYYENGSNTKAKTDDCFLYCIQSRENKNQKKIESYLTLNPKNTDIKFHLKGDDTEIYNWYQLLNKALCHKKVVNQPEFIFKDCNFWKIHRISVDVFESIADTGDIVLFRSDVAVAKIQRILTRGEYDHIGMILRNDRNNLFILEALSNTGIILTPWKLFKENNWNEIYTRITLRRLTWNNSEENLQKLLGFLKDAIGKKYSLKIVDFIAPQFDDSSGYFCSELIGECWKVMGVIPEDTCCSYIFPSNFSEKLEDKIKLQSGCQLNNELLIDFSL, encoded by the exons aTGGAAAAACCAGAAGAACACAAGTGCAATATTATTCCATGCGAAATATATGACAAG GACCATTTAGATTTTCGGGAtgattttcttttttgttcAACATGCCCTAACATTTCACCA TATCATAAGGAAGGATATTTGTTCAAGAAATTTTCCAATTCATGGTGCggttttaaaaaaagatgGTTTGTCTTgagaaataataaattatattattacaagAATGAAAAGAGTTTAAGACCATCTGGAGTCTTGGATCTAGATATCATTAATAtgaatttatat TACGAAAACGGGTCCAACACGAAGGCTAAAACTGATGACTGCTTCTTAt ATTGTATTCAGTCAagagaaaataaaaatcaGAAAAAAATCGAATCATATCTAACATTAAACCCTAAAAATACCGATATTAAATTTCACTTAAAG GGCGATGATAcagaaatatataactGGTATCAATTATTAAACAAGGCGCTATGTCACAAGAAGGTGGTGAATCAACCagaatttatttttaaagaCTGTAATTTTTGGAAAATACATAGAATATCAGTTGACGTTTTTGAATCTATAGCAGATACAGGTGATATAGTTTTATTTAg ATCTGATGTGGCAGTTGCTAAAATACAAAGAATTTTAACACGTGGTGAATATGATCATATAGGCATGATATTAAGAAATGATAGAAATAACTTATTCATATTAGAAGCCCTATCAAATACT GGTATAATCCTGACGCCCTGGAAActatttaaagaaaataattgGAATGAAATATACACCAG AATTACTTTGAGAAGATTAACTTGGAATAATTCAGAAGAAAACCTACAAAAATTATTAGGATTTTTAAAAGATGCTATAGGAAAGAAATATAGCTTGAAAATAGTAGACTTTATAGCACCTCAATTTG ATGACAGTAGTGGGTATTTCTGTTCGGAACTTATAGGAGAATGTTGGAAG GTAATGGGTGTTATACCTGAGGACACATGCTGtagttatatatttccaa GTAATTTTTCTGAAAAACTAGAAGACAAAATTAAGTTACAATCAGGATGtcaattaaataatgaacTTCTCATAGATTTTAGTTTATAG
- a CDS encoding hypothetical protein (conserved Plasmodium protein, unknown function~transcript variant 2; alternatively spliced), protein MEKPEEHKCNIIPCEIYDKDHLDFRDDFLFCSTCPNISPYHKEGYLFKKFSNSWCGFKKRWFVLRNNKLYYYKNEKSLRPSGVLDLDIINMNLYIVFSQEKIKIRKKSNHI, encoded by the exons aTGGAAAAACCAGAAGAACACAAGTGCAATATTATTCCATGCGAAATATATGACAAG GACCATTTAGATTTTCGGGAtgattttcttttttgttcAACATGCCCTAACATTTCACCA TATCATAAGGAAGGATATTTGTTCAAGAAATTTTCCAATTCATGGTGCggttttaaaaaaagatgGTTTGTCTTgagaaataataaattatattattacaagAATGAAAAGAGTTTAAGACCATCTGGAGTCTTGGATCTAGATATCATTAATAtgaatttatat ATTGTATTCAGTCAagagaaaataaaaatcaGAAAAAAATCGAATCATATCTAA
- a CDS encoding hypothetical protein (conserved Plasmodium protein, unknown function), producing the protein MISGNIKKYSHFAQKNGRIFNFFFTTYRKVTYCYKNNFQTSSILLKFPLRNKRYFTNNDNNINKLPLYWENAEDIADMLFEEYRNVDPLTLRFEQLENMIIDTVVKKNKRQLNGQCNEGVLENIQMNWLEKYNEEND; encoded by the coding sequence atgatatcaggaaatataaagaaatattcACATTTTGCTCAAAAGAATGGTAGAATTTTCAACTTTTTCTTCACAACGTATAGAAAAGTAACCTattgttataaaaataatttccAGACTTCATCgattttattaaaatttccattaagaaataaaagatactttactaataatgataataatataaataaattacCCTTATATTGGGAAAACGCAGAAGATATAGCTGATATGCTTTTTGAGGAATACAGAAATGTAGATCCCCTAACGTTAAGATTTGAACAACTCGAAAACATGATAATAGACACTgttgtaaaaaaaaataagcGACAATTAAATGGACAGTGTAATGAAGGAGTTTTAGAAAATATTCAAATGAATTGGctagaaaaatataatgaagaGAATGAttaa
- a CDS encoding actin-depolymerizing factor 2, whose translation MVSGVKVSDECVYEFNKLKIKHIHKYIIFRIENYEEVIVDFLEQDNSLKSYKDIIIDIRNNLKTTECRYIIADMPIPTPEGVLRNRIYFIFWSPDLAKSKEKMLYASSKEYLVRKINGIFKSLEITCDLEDFEDELKTIILNT comes from the exons atggtaTCTGGAGTAAAGGTTTCAGACGAATGTGTTTATGAATTTAACAAACTAAAGATTAAGCATAtacacaaatatataatatttcgTATAGAAAATTATGAAGAAGTTATTGTGGATTTTTTAGAACAAGATAATTCATTGAAATCttataaagatattataATTGATATAAGgaataatttaaaaacaaCTGAATGTAGATATATAATTGCAG ATATGCCTATTCCTACACCTGAAGGTGTTTTAAGAaatagaatatattttattttttggTCACCTGACTTAGCTAAATCAAAAGAAAAGATGTTATACGCATCGTCTAAAGAATATCTTGTTCGTAAAATTAATGGTATTTTTAAAAGCTTAGAAATTACATGTGATCTAGAGGATTTTGAAGACGAATTgaaaacaataatattaaacacgtaa